Proteins encoded by one window of Dreissena polymorpha isolate Duluth1 chromosome 11, UMN_Dpol_1.0, whole genome shotgun sequence:
- the LOC127851183 gene encoding uncharacterized protein LOC127851183 produces MMWTLFLLPLLAATVCSQLTTEREVLWINCSSTTKENPIQLNIFSQEYKYLIIRQNNMSTLVLDMENCCNVTEQSLPKSCRPCENGTIECELHSHENLTLNLEKCAINYEKRIWCEQRSIQPTVSVFSISAQTVMTSFLSSSTDFVLPYVSSSISNRFSTVIDITSTPASMTPALISKPASISTLASTSALVSTSTLASIWTLASTSAIATIWTLASTSAIASIWTFASISTLASSSSDVLSNEQSIEPTSTQNTQVSSTQNSTNAYVETSTAPAQESHSLKNLYTFLIVAGVLFLLVILLVCFFFCRKTREKASISHVDYPLEYWHDREYIEGVVEKSYCPTSSSLVINPVYENGKGNQAATAPTQRYRKKEDSLDRRSNQQRKPSDHLKRSNANRQRSNGSSEGPRKARRDHAENYVATAAGSNFYQYDQPARAEPRTNLDDDSTYNEVDLGNPGPANITGNGGTSSFRPASREGRRKRRAPRGPGSRHSDWESEGERADHEVYAISYKNRLQKNLDDWSAEESDV; encoded by the exons ATGATGTGGACGCTGTTCCTGCTGCCGCTACTGGCTGCTACTGTCTGTAGTCAATTGACGACTGAAAGAG aaGTGTTGTGGATAAACTGCTCATCAACGACTAAAGAAAACCCAATTCAACTTAATATATTTTCTCAGGAATACAAGTATCTCATTATTCGTCAGAATAATATGTCTACACTTGTTTTGGATATGGAAAACTGTTGTAACGTAACAGAACAATCACTGCCGAAAAGTTGCAGGCCTTGTGAAAATGGAACAATTGAGTGCGAACTTCATTCACACGAAAACTTGACATTAAATTTGGAGAAATGCGCTATTAACTATGAGAAACGTATATGGTGTGAGCAACGATCGATCCAGCCAACTGTCAGTGTGTTTTCTATTTCAGCCCAAACTGTAATGACTAGTTTTCTTTCATCTTCCACGGATTTTGTTCTACCTTATGTTTCGTCGTCAATATCAAACAGATTCAGTACTGTTATTGATATAACATCGACACCGGCTTCAATGACACCCGCTTTAATATCGAAACCAGCTTCAATATCGACACTCGCTTCAACATCAGCACTCGTTTCAACATCGACGCTCGCTTCAATATGGACACTCGCTTCAACATCGGCAATCGCTACAATATGGACACTCGCTTCAACATCGGCAATCGCTTCAATATGGACATTCGCTTCAATATCGACACTCGCTTCTAGCAGTTCTGACGTACTTAGCAATGAACAAAGCATTGAACCGACTTCAACTCAAAACACACAAGTGTCAAGCACTCAAAACTCAACAAACGCAT ACGTCGAGACTTCTACTGCGCCTGCGCAAGAGTCACATTcgcttaaaa ATCTGTACACGTTCCTGATTGTTGCGGGAGTTCTGTTCCTGCTCGTCATTCTTCTTGTCTGCTTCTTCTTTTGCAG AAAGACGCGCGAAAAGGCTTCGATAAGTCACGTGGACTATCCATTGGAATATTGGCACGACCGCGAGTACATAGAGGGCGTGGTCGAGAAAAGCTACTGCCCCACTTCTTCCTCCCTCGTCATCAACCCCGTATACGAGAACGGAAAGGGCAACCAGGCCGCCACGGCGCCAACGCAGCGGTACCGGAAGAAGGAAGACTCTCTAGATAGGCGATCAAACCAACAAAGGAAACCGTCTGACCACTTGAAAAGATCTAACGCCAATCGCCAGAGGTCCAATGGTTCGTCCGAGGGGCCGAGAAAAGCCAGGCGCGACCATGCCGAGAACTACGTAGCCACGGCTGCCGGCAGCAACTTCTACCA ATACGACCAGCCTGCACGTGCTGAGCCGAGAACCAACTTGGACGATGACTCGACATACAACGAAGTCGACCTTGGAAACCCGGGGCCGGCAAACATTACCGGAAACGGTGGGACAAGTTCTTTCCGGCCGGCCTCCCGAGAAGGACGCCGGAAGCGGCGGGCCCCTAGAGGCCCAGGGTCCCGTCACAGTGACTGGGAGAGCGAAGGGGAACGCGCTGATCACGAGGTGTACGCCATCAGCTACAAGAACCGCCTCCAGAAGAACCTTGATGACTGGTCAGCGGAGGAGTCGGACGTGTGA
- the LOC127851181 gene encoding uncharacterized protein LOC127851181, translating into MEYALSRTVSLLLLSFTVTAQANSLCQPTNISYNVGEQVPLLDILAVEVSALDQPCLKEVRIPGAIETRLVVERAEFGSNPIFIYGESGQERERLFDEINIFKTSCDDIREQRGFAIKTNETDVFNGVKLCLQIIPETSNKNLGIHYNGGRIVVYVIVTLAECRNNDVNCAPVRCKRECQETANGSTCVCSLLTPPKTTQGPTTNGNSLSSTSEVTKAATAAVTTSILTVAAGPTTRLTTESSIPLPTSPKVASTTASVNRQNISMPGTTTDIIYVTSKTTTQKTTTAVKHVTPKTTLQVITAGSYVTPRVSEETTIASNRPFGSTVPITTSLSTSAYSTMASSTITDVTTQNLTDDAAAVNHNSEQEIFGLLEGLYVVGAGIVVLLALTLAVCIVRRRQHRCFHLPLSGTISGSSDGGALAWRENWLVRYHDNKSDRVADYDNDFRLIHGKFHHSSNPELHHIHIDPYTGGDEEDEENAYDNPWPLIRLDSDFMEKTKRLEREMSSTCLSDDSPRFVNENETVNNQEPKQENNTENNIHTDADNSKIGEGEVERTPDKKYSVIRVQRSSSKTNRYSTMPQHKTSTQSNGETSGHETMAVDRKTRQKHTRTSSSFSSQCSADVEDFVKTAVTNIEAAIDTENITGTIDIESSNSVEGTNNPKGWKVSAIYAIVRSNINDGKSSQNTRSATRRSASTRSYGSPVRGLSYHAITDQNTTKMPGKPHHNATKDQIDQCILDTNPISSITSKIAKPKDNEMSGSQTEKLTGSQTQQLTSTPEVDQVESRDNHVTSAVVSNSPITEPYRVRRDQASGTVQFRK; encoded by the exons atggaGTATGCTTTGTCGCGAACTGTTTCCCTTTTGTTGCTTTCATTCACGG TGACAGCGCAAGCCAATAGTCTTTGTCAGCCAACAAACATTTCATACAATGTGGGGGAACAAGTACCTCTGCTGGACATCTTAGCGGTGGAAGTGTCGGCCCTAGATCAGCCATGTTTGAAGGAAGTTCGCATTCCAGGGGCCATCGAAACTCGCCTCGTTGTGGAAAGAGCTGAGTTTGGATCTAACCCAATTTTCATTTATGGCGAAAGTGGACAAGAACGTGAAAGATTGTTTGacgaaataaatatttttaaaacatcatgCGACGACATCAGGGAACAGCGGGGGTTCGCTATCAAAACTAATGAAACAGACGTATTCAATGGTGTAAAATTATGTCTACAAATAATACCAGAAACTAGTAACAAAAATCTTGGTATTCACTACAACGGCGGTAGGATTGTAGTATATGTAATAGTCACTTTAGCTGAATGCCGAAACAACGATGTCAATTGTGCGCCTGTACGTTGTAAAAGGGAGTGCCAAGAAACTGCAAACGGATCTACATGTGTCTGTT CTTTACTCACGCCTCCTAAAACCACACAAGGTCCTACAACAAATGGCAATTCGCTGTCCTCAACATCCGAGGTAACCAAGGCGGCAACGGCCGCTGTAACCACGTCAATACTTACAGTAGCTGCAGGCCCCACGACCAGGTTAACAACGGAGTCATCAATTCCGTTACCCACTTCACCTAAAGTGGCTAGCACTACAGCGTCTGTCAATCGTCAAAACATATCAATGCCAGGGACGACAACTGATATTATATATGTAACTTCAAAAACAACTACTCAAAAAACGACAACAGCTGTTAAACATGTGACTCCAAAAACAACTCTTCAAGTCATAACTGCTGGTTCATATGTGACTCCAAGAGTATCAGAAGAAACAACAATCGCATCCAATCGCCCCTTTGGGAGTACTGTGCCAATAACGACCTCGTTGTCGACATCTGCCTATTCGACAATGGCGTCATCTACTATCACTGACGTCACAACACAAAATCTCACGGACGACGCGGCTGCAGTTAACCACAACTCTGAACAGGAAAtatttg GTCTTCTGGAGGGTCTGTACGTTGTCGGCGCCGGCATCGTCGTCTTACTAGCGCTCACGTTGGCCGTCTGTATTGT ACGCCGCCGCCAACATCGCTGCTTCCATCTTCCTCTTTCCGGGACCATATCAGGCTCGAGCGACGGTGGTGCGCTCGCCTGGAGGGAAAACTGGCTCGTGCGGTACCATGACAACAAAAGTGACAGAGTGGCTGATTATGATAACGACTTCCGGTTGATCCACGGTAAATTCCACCACAGCTCGAACCCGGAGTTACACCACATACACATTGACCCGTATACAGGTGGTGACGAAGAGGACGAGGAGAACGCCTACGATAACCCGTGGCCCTTGATCAGACTGGATTCCGATTTCATGGAGAAAACTAAACGTCTTGAACGCGAGATGAGCTCTACATGCCTCAGTGATGACTCGCCGCGATTTGTGAACGAAAACGAAACTGTGAATAATCAGGAACCCAAACAGGAAAATAACACAGAAAACAACATCCACACTGATGCAGATAACAGTAAAATTGGGGAAGGAGAAGTTGAAAGGACTCCCGATAAGAAGTACAGCGTGATCAGGGTTCAACGCTCCAGCTCTAAGACCAATCGATACTCTACGATGCCGCAACACAAAACTTCAACACAATCAAACGGGGAAACTTCCGGGCACGAGACCATGGCCGTGGATCGAAAGACGCGACAAAAGCACACTCGAACATCGTCCAGCTTTTCAAGCCAGTGTAGCGCAGACGTCGAAGATTTCGTAAAGACAGCAGTGACAAACATTGAAGCGGCCATTGACACGGAAAATATAACGGGTACAATTGACATCGAGTCAAGCAACTCAGTTGAAGGTACAAATAATCCGAAAGGTTGGAAAGTCAGTGCAATATATGCGATCGTCCGCAGCAACATCAACGATGGGAAGTCAAGCCAGAACACACGATCGGCAACGCGGCGTTCAGCGAGCACGAGATCTTATGGTTCACCTGTCAGGGGACTGTCATACCACGCTATCACGGACCAGAACACGACTAAAATGCCTGGAAAACCCCACCATAATGCAACCAAAGACCAAATCGACCAGTGCATCCTTGATACGAATCCTATTTCTAGTATAACGTCGAAGATTGCCAAACCGAAAGATAACGAGATGTCAGGAAGTCAAACTGAAAAGCTCACAGGGAGTCAAACTCAACAGCTAACAAGCACACCGGAAGTGGATCAGGTCGAGTCACGTGACAATCATGTTACCTCCGCTGTGGTTTCAAACAGTCCTATAACAGAACCTTACCGAGTGAGACGCGACCAAGCGTCCGGTACAGTGCAGTTCAGAAAATAA